A stretch of Desulfitobacterium dichloroeliminans LMG P-21439 DNA encodes these proteins:
- a CDS encoding twin-arginine translocase TatA/TatE family subunit translates to MATFAIITPTVAVIGLVIALILFGPGKLPELGKGLGKGLKEFKSATDFSDDDDKKSKKETPKQVAENKEEAKESDSE, encoded by the coding sequence ATGGCTACATTTGCGATAATTACTCCTACTGTTGCAGTCATCGGTTTAGTGATAGCACTGATTCTTTTTGGACCGGGAAAACTCCCTGAACTTGGCAAGGGCTTAGGCAAAGGGCTAAAAGAGTTTAAAAGTGCAACGGATTTCTCTGATGATGATGATAAGAAGAGTAAGAAGGAAACTCCAAAGCAAGTTGCTGAAAACAAAGAAGAAGCAAAAGAGAGCGATAGCGAATAA
- the ltrA gene encoding group II intron reverse transcriptase/maturase gives MKVTESGNSKHRQLRLEDYLQRVSAEQREYAEVCAPPKMTETDSTNTNEQMEGLLEQILSAENLNQAYKQVKRNKGAGGIDGMQVDELLPFLKDHKNELLQSLWDGKYHPKPVRRVEIPKENGKTRKLGIPTVVDRLIQQAITQVLSPIFEKQFSDNSFGFRPHRSAHDALQKCQIHITEGYKYVVDMDLEKYFDTVNQSKLIQMLSETIRDGRVISLIHKFLRAGVMADGLFEESPEGVPQGGPLSPLLGNIMLNECDHELEKRGHRFVRYADDMMIFCKSKKAAQRTLDHILPFIEGKLLLKVNREKTKVAHVRYVKYLGYSFYIYRGEGRLRIHPKSIQKLKDKVREVTGRSNGMGIEERRIKLNQVVRGWTNYFKLADAKTLLKNVDEWLRSRIRMVTWKRWKKVRTRFENLKKTGIAREQAWMWANTRKGYWRTAHSPILTKALSNERFKRIGYLSFSECYSA, from the coding sequence ATGAAAGTTACTGAAAGTGGTAATTCAAAACACAGACAACTTCGATTGGAAGACTATCTGCAAAGGGTATCTGCGGAACAGAGAGAGTATGCGGAAGTGTGCGCGCCACCTAAGATGACTGAAACCGACAGCACCAACACGAACGAGCAGATGGAAGGTTTGCTTGAGCAGATTCTTAGTGCCGAAAACCTTAACCAAGCTTATAAACAGGTAAAGAGGAATAAAGGTGCAGGTGGAATCGATGGTATGCAGGTGGATGAACTTCTACCCTTCCTGAAAGACCACAAGAACGAACTCTTGCAATCCCTCTGGGATGGCAAATACCATCCAAAACCCGTGCGGAGGGTAGAGATACCTAAAGAGAACGGGAAGACTAGAAAACTGGGAATACCAACAGTCGTAGACAGGTTAATCCAACAAGCGATAACTCAAGTCCTAAGTCCAATCTTTGAAAAACAATTCTCAGATAACAGCTTTGGGTTCCGACCGCACCGAAGTGCCCATGATGCGCTACAGAAATGCCAGATCCATATTACAGAAGGGTACAAGTATGTAGTAGACATGGATTTAGAGAAATATTTTGACACGGTTAACCAAAGTAAATTGATTCAAATGCTATCTGAGACAATAAGAGATGGACGAGTCATCTCACTGATCCATAAATTCCTAAGAGCAGGAGTTATGGCTGACGGGCTGTTTGAGGAAAGTCCAGAAGGCGTGCCACAAGGCGGCCCCCTGAGTCCCTTACTTGGAAACATAATGCTTAATGAGTGCGACCACGAACTGGAAAAGCGTGGGCATCGATTTGTACGCTATGCAGACGATATGATGATTTTCTGCAAAAGCAAGAAAGCGGCGCAGCGAACGCTCGACCACATACTTCCGTTCATCGAAGGAAAATTATTGCTAAAGGTGAATCGGGAGAAAACGAAGGTTGCACATGTAAGGTATGTAAAGTATTTGGGATATAGCTTTTACATCTATCGAGGAGAGGGACGTTTAAGAATCCATCCCAAGAGCATTCAGAAACTCAAGGACAAAGTCCGGGAAGTGACTGGGCGTAGCAACGGAATGGGAATCGAAGAACGCCGAATAAAACTCAACCAAGTGGTTCGAGGATGGACGAATTACTTCAAACTAGCGGATGCAAAGACCCTGCTCAAGAACGTAGATGAGTGGCTAAGAAGTCGAATAAGGATGGTTACTTGGAAACGATGGAAGAAAGTCCGGACACGTTTTGAAAACCTAAAGAAAACAGGAATTGCTAGGGAACAAGCATGGATGTGGGCAAACACAAGAAAAGGCTATTGGCGAACAGCCCATAGCCCTATCTTGACAAAAGCCCTATCCAACGAACGTTTCAAACGGATTGGATATCTCAGTTTTAGTGAATGTTATTCTGCGTAG
- a CDS encoding endonuclease MutS2 gives MVIEERVIRKLDFDKILEGLAQLCLLPRAQELAKDMKPFAHLDLVREALEETGEAKSILRVNPLFSVRGAKEIRPLLERCLRGGTLTPDELLQIRDTLKAARYVKQSLLEGKVETPHLKGIMESVLLPKGIEEEISRCITEDGQVADQASPLLTELRRGIGRLQSRIRETLEGIIRNPSYQKILQDPIITQRSERYVVPVKQEYRQAFQGIVHDQSASGATLFIEPMTVVNLGNELREVILKEQREVQRILLLLSARVEGEVEAIAETHEALARVDFILAKAHLSEGMNAGAPILTDKQEISLVQARHPLLTGKVVPLTIELGTRFDTVVVTGPNTGGKTVALKTLGLLAAMAQCGLHIPAESDSRVGVFTQIFADIGDEQSVEQSLSTFSGHMRNIVEIVEKADERSLILLDEVGAGTDPTEGSALAMAIIAQLHERGSRIVATTHYGALKNFAYNTPRVENASVEFDSETLRPTYRLLIGIPGKSNAFYIAGRLGLPEEVLVRARTYVTEREMQVADLIENLEDTQREIDFEKRRAREERQIIEIESLGLKEKSQKLEDEYQGLMAKAKDQATEIVREARREAERLIDELKLALKEDRKDQQAVDRARQGIRKLSSRVGTSDSQPRASEGVNPEDLKLGQMVYMTKLRQKGQVLKLPNSSGEILVQAGVIKLNVPLSEIRLEKEEKPTRSTRSVISQRKGDMKKAETLRTEIDLRGMMVEEASFELDKYLDDAVLTGVGQVYVIHGKGTGALRNGIQEFLRGHHHVKSFRIGQHGEGDLGVTVVELR, from the coding sequence ATGGTAATCGAAGAACGAGTGATTAGAAAACTCGATTTTGATAAGATTCTCGAGGGTCTGGCACAGCTGTGCTTGTTGCCTCGGGCGCAGGAATTAGCTAAAGATATGAAGCCCTTTGCACATCTTGATCTCGTCCGCGAGGCTTTGGAAGAGACAGGGGAGGCTAAGAGTATTCTGCGGGTCAATCCGCTGTTTTCAGTACGCGGAGCAAAGGAAATACGCCCTTTATTGGAGCGCTGTCTCAGGGGAGGCACCTTAACCCCTGATGAGTTGTTGCAGATCCGCGACACCTTAAAGGCAGCGCGCTATGTAAAACAAAGCCTTTTGGAAGGGAAAGTGGAAACGCCTCACCTCAAAGGAATTATGGAAAGCGTCCTTTTGCCGAAGGGAATTGAAGAGGAAATCAGCCGCTGCATCACGGAAGACGGGCAGGTAGCAGATCAAGCATCTCCTCTGCTCACGGAGTTGCGGCGAGGAATTGGGCGTCTGCAGAGCCGGATTAGGGAAACCTTAGAGGGGATTATTCGCAATCCCTCCTACCAAAAAATCCTTCAGGACCCCATCATAACGCAGCGCTCAGAACGTTATGTTGTCCCAGTCAAACAGGAATATCGTCAAGCATTTCAAGGGATCGTACATGATCAATCAGCCAGTGGGGCAACGCTTTTTATCGAGCCCATGACAGTGGTAAATTTGGGTAATGAATTAAGGGAAGTTATCCTCAAGGAACAGCGGGAAGTACAAAGAATTCTCTTGCTTTTGTCGGCGCGGGTCGAAGGAGAGGTTGAGGCCATCGCCGAGACCCATGAGGCCCTAGCACGGGTAGATTTTATCCTAGCTAAAGCACATTTAAGTGAAGGGATGAATGCCGGAGCACCGATTCTTACAGATAAGCAAGAGATTAGCCTGGTTCAAGCAAGACATCCGTTGTTGACAGGTAAGGTCGTTCCCTTAACCATTGAATTGGGGACGCGTTTTGATACAGTCGTGGTCACCGGTCCCAATACGGGAGGGAAAACCGTTGCCCTCAAGACCCTTGGTCTCCTGGCAGCTATGGCGCAGTGCGGATTGCATATCCCTGCTGAATCCGATTCTCGCGTGGGAGTGTTTACTCAGATCTTCGCGGATATCGGGGATGAGCAGAGCGTAGAACAATCCCTAAGTACCTTCAGTGGTCATATGAGAAATATCGTCGAGATCGTAGAGAAGGCCGATGAGCGCTCCTTGATTCTCCTCGATGAAGTGGGAGCCGGAACTGACCCCACAGAAGGGTCGGCCCTAGCCATGGCGATCATCGCTCAACTCCATGAGCGAGGCTCGAGGATTGTCGCCACCACTCACTATGGGGCCTTAAAGAATTTTGCCTATAACACACCACGGGTAGAGAATGCCTCGGTGGAATTTGACTCAGAGACCCTAAGACCTACCTATCGCTTGCTGATTGGTATTCCAGGTAAGAGCAATGCCTTTTACATCGCAGGTCGTTTAGGATTGCCGGAAGAGGTCTTAGTGCGAGCTCGTACCTATGTCACTGAACGGGAAATGCAGGTCGCAGATTTAATTGAAAATCTTGAGGATACCCAACGAGAGATTGATTTTGAAAAGCGACGTGCCCGGGAGGAACGCCAGATTATTGAGATCGAAAGCCTGGGGCTGAAAGAAAAGTCCCAAAAACTTGAGGATGAGTACCAAGGACTCATGGCAAAAGCAAAGGATCAAGCTACCGAGATTGTCCGCGAAGCAAGACGTGAAGCGGAGCGATTGATAGATGAACTTAAGCTTGCTCTTAAAGAGGATCGCAAGGATCAACAAGCGGTTGATCGGGCTCGCCAAGGGATCCGTAAGTTATCCAGTAGAGTAGGGACTTCAGATAGCCAACCAAGGGCATCGGAGGGTGTCAATCCTGAGGACCTCAAGCTAGGGCAAATGGTCTATATGACCAAGCTGCGTCAGAAGGGGCAGGTCTTGAAGCTACCGAACAGTTCTGGCGAAATCCTCGTGCAAGCGGGAGTCATCAAGCTCAATGTTCCCCTCAGTGAAATACGACTGGAAAAAGAAGAAAAACCGACAAGATCGACCCGCTCGGTAATTAGTCAACGCAAGGGAGACATGAAAAAAGCCGAAACCCTCCGTACCGAAATCGATTTACGGGGGATGATGGTGGAGGAAGCGAGCTTTGAGTTAGATAAATATTTGGATGATGCAGTACTCACAGGGGTAGGCCAGGTTTATGTCATCCATGGGAAAGGCACGGGAGCTTTAAGAAATGGTATTCAGGAATTCTTGCGTGGACACCATCATGTTAAATCCTTCCGCATCGGTCAGCATGGCGAGGGGGATCTCGGCGTAACTGTAGTGGAATTAAGGTAA
- a CDS encoding helix-turn-helix domain-containing protein — MIIDHVLKSVGGNVSAAAEKLGVTLRTIYNKMQEHPDFRVVR, encoded by the coding sequence ATGATTATCGACCATGTTCTAAAATCTGTCGGTGGTAACGTCAGTGCAGCAGCAGAGAAATTAGGAGTGACGCTGAGAACCATCTATAATAAAATGCAAGAACACCCTGATTTTCGAGTTGTGAGATAG